Proteins encoded by one window of Channa argus isolate prfri chromosome 1, Channa argus male v1.0, whole genome shotgun sequence:
- the abrab gene encoding actin binding Rho activating protein b encodes MSGKQSSKASQRKPSTSKSIKKLRTVSMVCGLTGSWQKWAEENEKKQASEPSGWAPSSLGGPTETPKQWVPKKPPPAQSQPTGVSHNYATCPEKAATPHQVSQPASKTEDFKTSPESPVASRIKTIQVVKTVTSGVQEKGAGISLLTEKIKKESLPSGDEIDRLLKKKSSPTRRRKCSNMVSSLTKSWKQVEKEQKPGKDGGGRTCCVHNDDSVQKERLDVDNEEQTDSEVSEGDIEVGVKIKRPSVPWHKKEAEDANKINALSKKYSAVGNLKSRWQDWVAEHTVNQKLNPFSEYFDYDYSMSSRIQKGQEGYGHPKEGSKTAERAKRAEKHIHREIDDMCFVIRTMADPDPDGKTRITFGQLFDRYVRISDKVVGILMRARKHGKVAFEGEMLWQGRDDGVIITLLV; translated from the exons ATGTCGGGCAAACAGAGCAGCAAAGCCTCCCAGAGGAAACCATCCACCAGCAAAAGCATCAAGAAGCTCCGCACAGTTAGCATGGTGTGTGGCCTGACCGGCAGCTGGCAGAAGTGGGCGGAGGAGAATGAGAAGAAGCAAGCCAGTGAACCCAGCGGCTGGGCTCCATCTTCACTGGGAGGACCAACAGAAACACCCAAACAATGGGTCCCAAAGAAACCTCCTCCCGCTCAAAGCCAGCCAACAGGAGTTTCTCATAATTATGCAACCTGTCCTGAAAAGGCAGCAACTCCTCACCAGGTTAGCCAACCAGCATCCAAGACTGAGGACTTTAAGACCTCACCTGAGTCACCAGTTGCATCTCGCATTAAGACAATACAAGTTGTGAAGACGGTGACCAGTGGGGTTCAGGAGAAAGGCGCTGGCATCAGTCTACTGACTGAGAAGATCAAGAAGGAGTCTCTGCCATCGGGCGATGAAATTGACAGGCTGCTGAAGAAGAAAAGCTCCCCTACACGCCGCAGGAAGTGCTCGAATATGGTGTCATCACTGACCAAGAGCTGGAAGCAGGTGGAGAAAGAGCAGAAGCCTGGAAAAGATGGAGGAGGTCGCACCTGTTGTGTTCATAATGACGACAGTGTACAAAAGGAGAGACTGGATGTAGACAATGAAGAACAAACAGACTCTGAAGTTTCTGAAGGAGACATTGAGGTAGGAGTGAAGATTAAAAGGCCCTCAGTCCCATG GCACAAAAAGGAAGCTGAGGACGCCAACAAGATCAATGCCCTCTCCAAGAAATACAGTGCTGTGGGAAACCTCAAGAGCCGCTGGCAGGACTGGGTCGCGGAGCACACTGTTAACCAAAAACTAAACCCCTTCAGTGAATACTTTGACTATGATTACTCCATGTCCTCCCGCATTCAGAAGGGCCAAGAGGGTTATGGACACCCCAAGGAAGGTTCTAAAACAGCAGAGAGAGCAAAACGTGCTGAGAAACACATCCACCGTGAAATCGACGACATGTGTTTCGTAATCCGGACTATGGCTGATCCAGACCCGGATGGAAAGACCCGCATCACGTTCGGGCAGCTGTTTGACAGATACGTTCGGATCTCTGATAAGGTGGTGGGGATTCTGATGCGAGCCAGGAAACACGGCAAAGTGGCATTTGAAGGAGAGATGCTGTGGCAAGGCCGGGATGATGGAGTGATTATTACTCTGCTGGTGTGA